The genome window TGTTTTTTCAATATGGACGTTACCTGAGTATCAGCAGCACACGGGTAGGACTATTGCCGCCAAATTTGCAGGGACTTTGGGCCAATCAGATCCAGACACCCTGGAATGGGGACTATCACCTGGATGTGAACATTCAGATGAACCAGTGGCCCGTGGAGGTTGTGAATCTTTCGGAGCTGAACCTGCCGCTGGCCGATCTGGTGAAAGGGATGGTGAAGCCGGGTGAAAAAACCGCGAAAGCTTACTACAATGCAGACGGCTGGGTAGCGCACGTGATTACCAATGTCTGGGGTTTTACAGAGCCGGGTGAGGAGGCTTCGTGGGGCGCGAGCAATGCGGGTTCGGGTTGGATCTGCAACAATCTCTGGGAACATTATGCTTTTACCAAAGACAAAAATTACCTCAAAGAAATCTATCCGATATTGAAAGGCGCCGCGGAGTTTTACAACAGCGCATTGGTAAAAGATCCGAAAACGGGGTGGCTGGTGACTGCGCCGTCCATCTCCCCGGAAAACTCATTTTATCTGCCCAACGGTAAAACGGCTGCCATTTGCATGGGCCCGACCATTGATAACCAAATGACTCGCGAGCTTTTCACCAATGTAATTACAGCCTGCGAGGAACTGGGCGTGGATGCAGCATTAAAAACGTCTTTGGGAAATAAACTGAAAAACCTGCCTCCTCCCGGCGTGGTAGGAAGCGATGGCAGGCTGATGGAATGGCTGGAAGAATACAAAGAAGTGGAGCCCAAGCACCGGCACATTGCGCATTTGTACGGACTCTTTCCGGCTCCGCTCATCACGCCATCCAAAACGCCTGACCTTGCCGCTGCGGCTGCCAAAACGCTGGAAGCCCGCGGAGACGATAGTCCGGGCTGGTCGAAAGCATATAAACTGCTTTTCTGGGCCAGATTGCACGATGGTAACCGGGCTAATAAATTATTACAAGAACTGCTCGTGCCCACATTGGACACCAATATGAACTACGGTGCTGGCGGAGGCGTCTACCCTAATTTGCTTGTTGCAGGGCCGCCGTTCCAGATTGATGGCAACTTCGGAGGCACGGCCGGGATCGCTGAAATGCTGATTCAGAGCCACGACGGTTATATCGACATTTTGCCCGCCATTCCCGACGCCTGGAAAGCTTCGGGTGAAGTGAAGGGTTTGAAAGCGAGAGGCAATTTTACAGTCGATTTTAAATGGAAGGATGGTAAAGTGACAGATTACCGGATCGTTTCCCAATCGCCCCAGAAGGTGATGGTGAAGGTCAACGGAGAGAAAAAAGAAATAACATCAACGCGCTGACTTAATGGAAATAAGCAGCGGATGCGGTTTGTGAAGGATTAGCTCGCCTCTACTCCCCCCAAGCCGTCACAACAACCCCGCGTGGGCCGCCGTGGTCTCTGTGTTCGCAGAGATAGATGCCTTGCCAGGTCCCGAGGGCTAGGCGACCGTTTTTGATGGGGATCATGACGGAGCTGCCTAGTATGGAGGCTTTCAGGTGGGCTGGCATGTCGTCGGAACCTTCGTAGTCGTGCTCGTAATCGGGGTCGTTTTCTTTGACGGTTTTATTAAAATACATTTCGAAATCCTTTCGCACGGTGGGGTCGGCGTTTTCGTTGATCGTGAGCGAGGCGGAGGTGTGCTGGATGAAAACCTGGCACATGCCTGTGGTGAGCTGCGAAATTTGCGGCATCGCATTGATAATGTCGCCGGTGATGAGGTGAAAGCCCCGGCGCTTTTCACGGAATGTTAGACTTTGCTGAAATATTTTCATCCGGTAAATGTATTACTCTGCGTTCAAATTTGATGATACTTTTGCATCTTCAAGCGAATGATGAGTTAATCAAAACAATTGATGAAAAAAGCGCTGATCCTGATCCTTACTACGGGAATGACCATCGGTTCCATTTACGCACTGATCCATTATATTGGAATGCAAAGTTTTTCATTTGCGTGGATCCTTAATTTCTTACTGATGGCGAGTGTGCTAACATTTACGGAAACGCTTAAAAGCCCTTTGACTTCTCCCTATTTTGATACAAAACCCTGGGAACGGAAAGGGGAAATCTACGAGTCTTTCGGGATCAACATTTATAGAAAAGTACTCGTATTGACGGGCTGGGAGAAATTGAATAAGAAAGCCAATCCAATAGCCAAGAATATCAGCGCTTTAACGCATTTATACTATAAGACAAAACAGTCTGAACTGGGTCATATAATTATTTTATTCGTCGTTTTTAGTTTCAATATTTTTGTGGCATTTCAGTATGGCATTGTCAAATCGTTGTGGTTATTTATTCTCAATATCCTGCTGAATCTATATCCTGTGTTACTTCAACGATACAACCGGCCGCGAATAGCACGAGCCATAAGTTTAAGCAAATTTTAGTCAATGAACATTATACCCATTTCCGTCCTTACCATAGTGAAATCCAGGCAGGAGGCGCTTCGCAACCTCGTTCTGGGCCTTGACAATGCTGAATCTTATCCGGCCGAGCTGATCATAGTCAATATGAATGAGCCGGCAAGTGAGCTGGTTTCTGAAAATTTCCCGATCCGCTCCGTTCGGTTTGATGATGCCGAAAGGCTGCCTCTTGCTGCGGCGCGGAACTTTGCGGCGAAACAAGCAGCGCATCCTTTCATGATTTTTCTGGATGTGGACTGCATTCCTTCGCCGGATTTGGTAGAAAAATATTTTAACGCGTGCCAAGCCGGTGCACATTTGTGGATAGGGCCGGTCCGGTATCTTCGTCAGGAAGCCACAGCGGAAAATGGTTTTCTTTCAAAAATGTGGGAATTAAGCACGCCGGATCCCGTTAGGGCTGATTTGCGGGAGGTGAATCATGCGCTTTTCTGGTCGCTTAACTTTGCTTGCAGCCAGGAAACGTATGAGCGTATTGGTGGTTTTGATACCCGATTTACCGGTTATGGTGCAGAAGATACCGATTTCGGTTTTGCAGCCCGTAAGCAGGGCGTGGAGCTGAGTGTTGCGGATGCCGTGGCATTTCATCAATATCATCCCAGCTACAACCCGCCGCTCAATCATTTTGAAGACATTCTTATCAATGCCAGAACCTTTTTTAACAAATGGCAGATCTGGCCTATGGAAGGCTGGCTGCGAAAATTTGAAAATGCAGGGTTGATCAAATGGGAAAATGATGAGATCACGATTTTGCGCAGACCGACAGAAACCGAGGTTAATCAAGCGTTGAAGTCAGGATAATCCGGCGTTGAATCAAGCCAATCTTTCAGGAAAATTAGTGTCCCAAAGTTCATGCAGCCGCAGCGCAACATCAGCCAGCGCTGAGTCCTCGATCACGCCTTTCCAGCAGTCATCAGGCAGGTTCTCCGCCTTCTGAATGACTGTCTTCCAGTTGGTTTGATCCAGCTCTTCTGGCTGGACAAGCACAGCCGTTCCATTTTGGTCCAGTAGTTCGGCTTTGCGCAATTGTTCCTGAAATGGACGGTCCTCAGGTATGCAGACGAACTTTTTCCCCAGATCGGCCATTTCCATCACCGTGTTATGCCCGGCATTGCCTATTACAACACGGCATTGGGCCAGTACAGATGCGGGATCATTAATTTGCCCGTGAAAAATTACATTGTGTGCAGCCATGTGATTATGATCAGCAACATTACCAATCACCAGGATAGATCTTTCCGAACATTGCGCCGCCAAAGCATTGATCACCTTTCCATTAATAGAGGTCCCTCCGGAGCCTACAAGGATGCCAATTGCAGGATTTTCAGTTTTCTCTGCATATTTTTCTTTCCCTGAATATTTTGAAAATCCCCCCGAAAAGAAGGTTTTTTGATTTACCCAATCCTGCGGTGAAGGGTTCATCAACTCTTCCGGCGATGGTGCGATCAGCAGCTGGGCACTTTCATATGCATGTAAATGCGCCAGATCATCTCGGTCCCCGTTTTGACGGATCACTACGGTTGGTGTCCCGCATAAAGTGGCCAGTAAGGTAACCTCCACAGACACATCGACAATCAGTATCACCGGAAATAATGCATGCAGCGCCGCCGAGATTACGGCGGCGCGTTTGGCAACTTTTTCAACATTAACAGGTGCATAATGCAGAAAACCCAAATGCATGCGCGAAGCAAAAGGGTCTTCCGTACCTGGAACATCATGCGGCAGGTGTATACATTGAATTGTAGCCGGAATAATGGCTGCAAAACGCGTGAGATCACTTCCCAGAAATGTCACCCGTGCATCTTTAAGCTGTGATGCAATCGACAACGCGCGCATCAAATGTCCCGAGCCGTGGTGGTGAATATAGAAGGCGAAATTAGCGGACATTGGTCTTCATCTTCGTGACTGCAGTTTCAAGCGCTATCGATTCGAACAATGTTTCGTAGGCATCCACCATTCTTTCCACATCAAACAGATCTTCGGCGCGCTGCCTGCAAGCCGGGCGGTCCAGCTGCTCTGCTGCCAGGATGCAATCCGCCAGTTCCTGAACATTATCCCCGCTGCATAATCTGCCCGTTTGCTCGTCAAGTAATTTTGGTAAGGCCCCTTTTGCAATGCCTGCAACCGGTGTTCCGCAAGCAAGCGACTCAGCAACCACCAGTCCGAACGGTTCATCCCAGCACGGCGTGATCAGTGATACGGTTGCGTTTCCGATCAGCTCATTGAGCTGTTGATGATTGCAAGACCCGAGTAATTCTATCGAATCGTCCAGACGCGGCATGATCTCAGTTTCGTAATAATGCTGATCGCTGATGGCCCCGGCAACTTTCATTTTCCTGCCGGCAAGCTTGGCCGCATCTATGGCCAGGTGCAAGCCCTTATCCGGATGTATCCGCCCAAACCACATGATATACCCGCGATCATTTTCAGGATAAAATGCCCAGGTTGTCAAATCTATGCCATTGTGAATGATGTCACATTCAGGTGCGTACGCTTTCCAATTCTCAGCATTGGTCTCAGAGACAGACACATATTTGACCCGGCCGTAATTCTGTTCGCGGCGGATCGCGTTTTTCAGCTCAAAGATCGGAGGCGTATGCAGCACAGTTACCATCGGCGCTTTAACCAGCACCGACATCATAATGGGAACATAGTTCAAGCTGTTATTAAAAATTACGTCCAGCTCATCTTTGTCTATCTCCTGCATCATTTCAACATAGGCGTGATGTGTAGAAATATATTCAGTGCTGAGCTGGCGGGAGGTAAACTGCGAGGATGTAATGGGACGGTAATCCTCTTCGCAAAGGATCGGCCTGACATTCAGAATAGGATCCGAGCCGGCGCATGCGTACAATAATACGTCGTGACCGCGCGCGAGCAATCTCTGGCAAATATCATAGGTAAACGCTTCCAGCCCTCCCATGAAGGGTTTAGTGATCGGATATTTGAGGTGTGCAATGATCCCTATTTTCATGTCTGTTATGGTAAAGTTTGTTGATGAAGATTTTTGATAAAGTGCATTTTTGATACTAGTACAGCGGAGGCTGCGTTGTACCGTCATAGAAAACCGTGCCGGTGCAGGAGACATTGCTTTTGCGGCTGGTATGGATTTAAGGACTGCACCAGCGTTATCAAACTTGAAGCATTGTGATCTTTACACCAAAAGAAACACTGACCGAGGAAGAAGTGAAGAACGGATTGAACACCGTTCTCAAAGAAGGGATGACCACCGAAGCCATGGTAACCCTTGCCGGGGGGACATTTATGGTAGCCTTCGCCATTTTGCTTGGCGCCAGCAATTTTCAGATCGGGTTACTTGCGTCCTTGCCTACATTCACCAATATTTTCCAGCTGGTGTCCGTGTTTCTGATCCGCAGATATAACAACCGGAGGGCCGTTTCGGTGATTTGCTGCATTCTGGCCCGTATCCCGATGGTTTTATTGGGTGCGATGCCATTTTTTCTGGGAGCAGATGCACCGGTCAGCCTGTTGCTCTTTTTCTTGTTCTTCTATTATCTGTTTGGCTCCATTGCCGGTCCAAGCTGGAATGCATGGATGAAAGACCTGGTGCCGGGTGATATGCTGGGCACTTTTTTCTCGAAGCGAAGCCGCTATGCGCAGACGCTCAATGTTGTACTCAGCATCATTCTGGCTATCTCAATCGATTACCTGCGCCGGCATGCGCCGCAGTACGAGCTGTATGTGTATGCAACCATGTTTATGATGGCGGGGGTGGCCGGTCTGGCGGCAGTGGCATTGCTGGCCAGGGTGCCCGAGCCAAGGTCGTATTTACCCAACGAGAATATCCTGAAAATGTTCATTAAGCCGCTGCGGGACAATAACTTTCAGCGATTACTTGTCTTCAATTCCCTCTGGCTTTTTGCCGTTAACATTGCCACACCCTTTTTTACAGTTTATATGCTGAAAACGCTCGGGCTTACCCTGGCGTACATTATTCCACTCACCATTTTAAGCCAGTTATCGAGTATTTTGACGATTGGATACTGGGGCAAATTCGCAGACCGGTACAGCAACAAAACGATCATCTCCATATGCGCGCCGCTCTATGTGGCATGCGTGATTGCGTGGTGTTTTGTAGGGATTTATACCAATTTGATATCCAACCTTGCCCTGCTGGCCGTGATCCATATCGTCAGCGGATCGAGCAATGCCGGCACCAACCTTGCGTTGACGAACATTGGCTTAAAGCTTGCTCCGTCCCGTGAAGCGATTGTTTATTTATCCGTCAAAAATATCGTAACGTCCGTTTTCTCATCCCTGGCGCCGTTGATAGGCGGTTATCTGGCTGATTATTATACATTGAGACAACTGCGCGTCATTGCCGAGTGGAGCGGGCCAACGTTGCAAAAATCGTTTCGGTTGCTGTTGCTGCATGAATGGAATTTCCTTTTCCTGATAGGCGCCGCGCTGACCGTGGTGGCATTGCAATTCCTGCCGCGTGTGCGTGAGGCAGGGGAGGTGCATAAGAGCGTGGTGAAAAGGATCATGCGTACGAGCCTGAAAAGTAACCTGCGGGATTATTTTGTGATTGATGTGCTGATCAACTGGCATTCTTCCTTGAATAATATGCTTAAAATCAATCGTGTAGGCTCCGATGACGCACGAAGAGACGAATAAAGCGAAGCCGGTTGTAATCAAATTTCATGGTAATGTCTTTGGAAAAGTAACTCCGTGGTTATATTTGCCCCATCATACGATGCGAGTTGCGCTGCTTTACATATGGCTCTTTGTAACGATCCTACCGACTTTCAGTCAGTGGGGAACGATCGCTTATTACCATATCAACAAGGATTACATAGCGCGCGTCCTTTGCGAAAACCGCGATAGGCCACAGCTGCATTG of Dyadobacter chenhuakuii contains these proteins:
- a CDS encoding glycosyltransferase: MSANFAFYIHHHGSGHLMRALSIASQLKDARVTFLGSDLTRFAAIIPATIQCIHLPHDVPGTEDPFASRMHLGFLHYAPVNVEKVAKRAAVISAALHALFPVILIVDVSVEVTLLATLCGTPTVVIRQNGDRDDLAHLHAYESAQLLIAPSPEELMNPSPQDWVNQKTFFSGGFSKYSGKEKYAEKTENPAIGILVGSGGTSINGKVINALAAQCSERSILVIGNVADHNHMAAHNVIFHGQINDPASVLAQCRVVIGNAGHNTVMEMADLGKKFVCIPEDRPFQEQLRKAELLDQNGTAVLVQPEELDQTNWKTVIQKAENLPDDCWKGVIEDSALADVALRLHELWDTNFPERLA
- a CDS encoding glycosyltransferase family 4 protein, translated to MKIGIIAHLKYPITKPFMGGLEAFTYDICQRLLARGHDVLLYACAGSDPILNVRPILCEEDYRPITSSQFTSRQLSTEYISTHHAYVEMMQEIDKDELDVIFNNSLNYVPIMMSVLVKAPMVTVLHTPPIFELKNAIRREQNYGRVKYVSVSETNAENWKAYAPECDIIHNGIDLTTWAFYPENDRGYIMWFGRIHPDKGLHLAIDAAKLAGRKMKVAGAISDQHYYETEIMPRLDDSIELLGSCNHQQLNELIGNATVSLITPCWDEPFGLVVAESLACGTPVAGIAKGALPKLLDEQTGRLCSGDNVQELADCILAAEQLDRPACRQRAEDLFDVERMVDAYETLFESIALETAVTKMKTNVR
- a CDS encoding MFS transporter, whose amino-acid sequence is MIFTPKETLTEEEVKNGLNTVLKEGMTTEAMVTLAGGTFMVAFAILLGASNFQIGLLASLPTFTNIFQLVSVFLIRRYNNRRAVSVICCILARIPMVLLGAMPFFLGADAPVSLLLFFLFFYYLFGSIAGPSWNAWMKDLVPGDMLGTFFSKRSRYAQTLNVVLSIILAISIDYLRRHAPQYELYVYATMFMMAGVAGLAAVALLARVPEPRSYLPNENILKMFIKPLRDNNFQRLLVFNSLWLFAVNIATPFFTVYMLKTLGLTLAYIIPLTILSQLSSILTIGYWGKFADRYSNKTIISICAPLYVACVIAWCFVGIYTNLISNLALLAVIHIVSGSSNAGTNLALTNIGLKLAPSREAIVYLSVKNIVTSVFSSLAPLIGGYLADYYTLRQLRVIAEWSGPTLQKSFRLLLLHEWNFLFLIGAALTVVALQFLPRVREAGEVHKSVVKRIMRTSLKSNLRDYFVIDVLINWHSSLNNMLKINRVGSDDARRDE
- a CDS encoding glycoside hydrolase family 95 protein — protein: MTFKLILTSLLTISITTSYIAQVKPLRLWFNKPAAQWEETIPVGNGRLGMMSDGGVLRENVVLNDITLWSGGPQDANNYEAHKSLPEIRKLLLEGKNDEAQQLVNRNFVAKGAGSGHGDGANVPFGCYQVLGNLRMQFAYKGADSSNMQYQNYKRELALNDAVAHVVYQVKGVTYRREYFTSFGDDVGLIRISADKPGQLNLRLGLDRPERFQTVVKNNVLEMSGQLNNGTDGNGMKYLTKIKPQIKGGKLTVSGNEIVITDADEIILYFSAMTDFKTKNFESETQRLIYVAVKKSYTVQKQAHIANYQKLYNRATLHLGGSKGDDLPTDQRLSAFQKNPALDNELPVLFFQYGRYLSISSTRVGLLPPNLQGLWANQIQTPWNGDYHLDVNIQMNQWPVEVVNLSELNLPLADLVKGMVKPGEKTAKAYYNADGWVAHVITNVWGFTEPGEEASWGASNAGSGWICNNLWEHYAFTKDKNYLKEIYPILKGAAEFYNSALVKDPKTGWLVTAPSISPENSFYLPNGKTAAICMGPTIDNQMTRELFTNVITACEELGVDAALKTSLGNKLKNLPPPGVVGSDGRLMEWLEEYKEVEPKHRHIAHLYGLFPAPLITPSKTPDLAAAAAKTLEARGDDSPGWSKAYKLLFWARLHDGNRANKLLQELLVPTLDTNMNYGAGGGVYPNLLVAGPPFQIDGNFGGTAGIAEMLIQSHDGYIDILPAIPDAWKASGEVKGLKARGNFTVDFKWKDGKVTDYRIVSQSPQKVMVKVNGEKKEITSTR
- a CDS encoding glycosyl-4,4'-diaponeurosporenoate acyltransferase CrtO family protein, with the protein product MKKALILILTTGMTIGSIYALIHYIGMQSFSFAWILNFLLMASVLTFTETLKSPLTSPYFDTKPWERKGEIYESFGINIYRKVLVLTGWEKLNKKANPIAKNISALTHLYYKTKQSELGHIIILFVVFSFNIFVAFQYGIVKSLWLFILNILLNLYPVLLQRYNRPRIARAISLSKF
- a CDS encoding glycosyltransferase family 2 protein — translated: MNIIPISVLTIVKSRQEALRNLVLGLDNAESYPAELIIVNMNEPASELVSENFPIRSVRFDDAERLPLAAARNFAAKQAAHPFMIFLDVDCIPSPDLVEKYFNACQAGAHLWIGPVRYLRQEATAENGFLSKMWELSTPDPVRADLREVNHALFWSLNFACSQETYERIGGFDTRFTGYGAEDTDFGFAARKQGVELSVADAVAFHQYHPSYNPPLNHFEDILINARTFFNKWQIWPMEGWLRKFENAGLIKWENDEITILRRPTETEVNQALKSG
- a CDS encoding secondary thiamine-phosphate synthase enzyme YjbQ; the encoded protein is MKIFQQSLTFREKRRGFHLITGDIINAMPQISQLTTGMCQVFIQHTSASLTINENADPTVRKDFEMYFNKTVKENDPDYEHDYEGSDDMPAHLKASILGSSVMIPIKNGRLALGTWQGIYLCEHRDHGGPRGVVVTAWGE